A section of the Hevea brasiliensis isolate MT/VB/25A 57/8 chromosome 17, ASM3005281v1, whole genome shotgun sequence genome encodes:
- the LOC110637667 gene encoding uncharacterized protein LOC110637667, producing the protein MSFFPPKMANRHQRSRSTPSPSTNELCFKLKRLASRHEQMKIAYHELKSQINSGLLEAEEVFASLAIPLIKLVGLKTKEMADEGRFTTIIVDNHFSQGSRRNGVESESSDGNTRREQSYQIGKLEEESYATRAAIAGKELMEKQQTNFLQLVRLLRQIEIHVNCRQDDIFGTLDSHRVSLNKFFQKSVSHISALHSQNHDIFLMTLRLLKEIFNNVNAILGSVESGVENLIQGLAEKMCNPMVEYVMGMKDDIRNGTFVRLLAMVEEMERRIRDGTLQLEEARKKVRVAEEGKIEAICKLKTVEERVTRMNEHLSLSEVGLIKPPTSHELLGMEEEKTKDDKLLWKVLKRKRKHEATASPMGPERLLCFDTSSRHCKSAGVSLPFNHRQITKGCTRALDPRTPCLNAWIPLGLSPSVAIQPAASRKQITP; encoded by the exons ATGAGCTTCTTCCCGCCAAAAATGGCGAATCGGCACCAGAGATCTCGGAGTACTCCGTCTCCGTCTACGAATGAGCTTTGCTTCAAGCTCAAAAGGCTCGCCTCTCGCCACGAGCAAATGAAGATAGCGTATCACGAGCTCAAGTCTCAGATCAACTCCGGTTTGCTTGAG GCGGAAGAAGTGTTTGCGTCTTTGGCGATTCCGTTGATCAAACTGGTCGGTCTAAAAACTAAGGAAATGGCCGATGAAGGACGATTCACCACCATTATTGTCGATAATCATTTCtctcaa GGAAGCCGGAGAAATGGAGTGGAATCGGAATCATCGGATGGTAATACAAGAAGAGAGCAAAGCTATCAGATTGGTAAATTGGAG GAAGAAAGTTATGCTACTAGAGCTGCCATAGCAGGCAAAGAACTCATGGAGAAGCAACAAACAAACTTCTTACAACTAGTGCGCCTCCTTAGACAAATTGAAATCCACGTCAACTGTCGTCAAGATGACATTTTCGGGACCCTTGACAGCCACCGTGTCTCCCTCAACAAGTTCTTCCAGAAATCCGTGTCTCATATATCTGCCCTTCATAGTCAAAACCATGACATATTTCTCATGACACTGAGGCTCCTTAAAGAAATATTCAACAATGTGAATGCTATTCTGGGCTCGGTGGAGAGCGGTGTGGAGAACCTAATTCAGGGATTGGCTGAAAAGATGTGTAATCCAATGGTGGAGTATGTGATGGGCATGAAGGATGATATAAGGAATGGAACATTTGTGCGCTTATTGGCCATGGTGGAGGAGATGGAAAGAAGGATAAGAGATGGAACGCTCCAGTTAGAAGAAGCAAGGAAGAAAGTCAGGGTGGCAGAAGAGGGAAAAATTGAGGCTATATGCAAGTTAAAGACGGTAGAAGAAAGAGTGACGAGAATGAATGAACACCTTTCCCTTTCTGAAGTTGGGCTTATAAAACCTCCTACTTCACACGAG TTATTAGGCATGGAGGAAGAGAAAACAAAAGATGACAAGCTATTATGGAAAGTACTGAAGAGGAAAAGAAAACATGAAGCAACAGCAAGCCCCATGGGACCTGAAAGGCTTCTATGCTTTGACACCAGTAGCCGGCACTGTAAGTCGGCAGGTGTAAGTCTGCCCTTCAATCACAGGCAAATTACCAAGGGTTGCACGAGAGCGCTTGATCCACGTACGCCATGCTTGAATGCTTGGATTCCTTTGGGCTTATCTCCTTCCGTGGCAATTCAACCTGCTGCTTCACGCAAGCAAATCACTCCCTGA